ATGACTGATAAACTCATTAATGTGATCGCACACGTTTTCTCATTTTATATTCGATTGTCTTGCTGCAGTTGCGTTTTTTCGAGGAACTGTTCAATACAAACGCTTTTGAGCACATTTAACACGAAAgtattatatacatatacataataTAAGTAAGTGTCAATACTTTCTTAAATAAATCCACAAAGTACTTGAGAATCAGAAATTTTGTCATGAAGAATCAACAATGAAGACAAAGCAAGCATCCGTTAGCAGTGAAAACTTGTCGCAGATGATGAAGACGATGGTTGATATTCACTGGTCCCTCCAACCATTAGATGTCTGTGACGTGATGAGTGGAGCCATGTGGTGAgtagagaagagagaaagaaacacttATTTTTCTCACAGTTCGTAAGGGCTGGGTGGGATATAATAAAATCGTTAAATCACTTTCAAATTCATGTAACTTCCATGTTAAATACTCTGTGACTACAATGAGCTCTGctgattattaaatatatttttttctgatgtgGTGTGGACCTTATTTTGTGCTCATTAAATACAAATGCGTCTCAAAAACCAGAAGCTGTCTCCTCTGTTGCACGTTGTGATGAAACAGATTTACATTGTAGAAAATATGTAGTGTTGCTATACAATATGTCAGATATAGCAAAGTACATAAGACGTCCAACCACTTCATGATCCAACAATAACGGCCGGCCATGGACACAAGAAACGCAGCCGTTGATTGGTCAGCCACATGTATCAAGCTCCAAGTTCTTGTTGGCTTTTATCCAGAGTGATGACTTTTGAATTCAGTCGGTACATCGCTGTCCAGTTTACAGATCACCTTGTAGATTGCTTTCTTCCAGGATGGATCGCGATCTTTGCCCATTGAAATGGAAATGTAGAATTCTCTTAGTGTGATCTCAGCAACTGCCAGGAATCTGTCAGGGACCTGTGAAtccacaggagagaaaaaaagtttatattttgtcaAGTGTTGAAGATTTGCATTATGTTTGATACTTAGAATCATATTAACTAATTCAGGTAAGTAACACAATTTGTAATTGAGAATGGACAACTAAACAAGTCTGtagaaataaacaataacatgTTGCATTAAGTACACACAACTGACTTCACTTTAATTACCTTACTAATGCCATAAGCTAATATTAGCTGTTAACATATTCATATTTGCTTTTTATCATTATAAATAATTGTGGCAGAGTTGgttgtttatcttaaaaatGCTCCAATTGGTAGCTCAAATTAAAGATGAAAAGTTCCATTGAAGACAATCTCTATCTAAAAACTTGGTAAAAGAGGTGATATGATGTCAATTAATGAATCAGTCTAAAGTTGAAGGTGTTATTTCGGGCCTAGGTGGAAGTTGGGTTTTGTGAGAGAACGGGTCAATACATTTTGCTTGTGTTCAAAACAGTGGTCTGACCATCAGCCAATCTGGAGCTTTGAAAACCAAAGACCGGCCGGGAAATTCTCCAAACAAATCAATCAAGATAAAACATTgaggaaaaataatgaattggTGCTACATGTTGCCTTTAGAAATCTTAACTGCTAAGAGCTCAAGTCACACTCAAATGGGGATGATTTGCAATGTGTTTATAGATTGTCAGTAAAGATGAACATGAACAACAAATTCCAAACTGTCCAAACCGGCAGAGTCAAAAACCTGTGAGCTTATCAATTTCTTTTATTGATGTCAGCATGTTACTCTGACTAGTGCCAATTGgaaaaaaatgacttaaaaaCGATCTTTTCTGCTGGAAAGTCGGAACAAGGAGTCGTGGATAAGAGTGAAAAGTGGTCCGATGCATGGATTTATTTCACCACAAAAAGCAGACTTTGCTGATTGTATTGTCTGTAAAAgtgtcatttcaaataaatgtgaaacaccCGTAATATTCTGAAACGTGTTACTGAACAACATGTGCTTGAATTCCAGTGGACTGTATTTGATACTCAACAGACAAGTGCCTCAGCATCCCAACTGAGCTCTCATCCTTTACTATGGATACATGTTTTGAATATAATGAACGCCATGAAGACAGGCTTTGATAAACAACAGAGCTTCTGCACACTTGACTCACTTACATGCGTTTTTTCCTTCAGAAttcagactgagagaaaaaataaTGTGTTGATTGTGAAAACTTTTTTGTGTCCCACGTAGAAAATTGAGCAGAGACGTTGAGAGAAACGATAAAGAAGCAGAATGGATAATGCCACTGTATTCAATAAATGACTTCCTGTGTCTTTTCTATACATGCTATCGTCACAACCGATTGGTCAAGAGGTTTACTTTGGTAAATCcctttctcctttcctttccatCTATGTGCTCAGGCCAAAATGTCTGGTATCCCTGGGCCTCCCCTTTTTCAATTCAGTCTCATTGATGACATGTTCGTGGTTACGTTCACCATGAAAGAGTGTAGAGGCTGAATGATCACCAGATTTTGATTTAATGCCTCCACCAGCTGACCAGATTCTCAGTAAACCAGTGTGACCTTTGAGATAAGGTCGCCTCGGTGGCTGTGTAATGATTATTTCCCCTTTTATGGgctttatattttcattgctaaactgaatatgaaacaaacaatacacaatGGTAGTTTGTTTTATGAAGAGATTACTAAACTGATAACAAAGGCGATAGAAACTGTTTGATATGGCAGTGACAGTGGTTATGCTGAGGAAAGCATCTCTTCCTTCCTTTGTCATACTCGCAGCATTCATTTATATGGCTGTGCTCAGTTTCTTCCTTAAAGGGAGGTTTGAAATTATTAAAAAGGATACATATGACTAACATCTAAATAAGTTTTCTGGTCTGAAACCTTTTCTCTTGCTTGTCATAGGCACCTGCATTATTTTCCTCTATCTCTAACTCTTACAAAGTCATTAAATGTGGGATTGCAGTCAGAAGGGATTGAACGATCAGGTTGTTCAGCTCTTCTCAGACCAAGCTCAGACACTCTGACTCATTATGGACGGATGTGAGTGTTAGTAAAAACTTGCATGGACTGAAATTAATTCATTACTTTTTAGTGGTTCATTAATCAAGGTTGTGTTTAATTAACACAACATTAATTGCATCATTACATATTACTGCGTATGCGTCAGGGAACTATTGAAAACAAGTTCTACAATACTTAATATTTTGCAGCTATGTCATCCCTGCCTATTACAGTATGATAGTAAAAAAGGTATtaacttgaattttttttaattaatattaattaaaaaatgtatattaaaaacTCTTAAATGAAGCTGATGAACCAGAAACAGTTTTTACTCTGTGAACACTTAGGGCTCGGTTTGAAATGAGTCCTTCCTTCAGgggattgatttttttattaattgtgtgtgtgtgtgtgtgtgtgtgagtgacatgAAACAGTTGTAATGCAGCAGGGACACTCCCAGACTTCTACAGTTAAACTTACACAATGAAAATAGCAGAAAGCCTGATTCTAGATTCAATGAACTTTGAATAGCTTTAGATTGTAGAGGTGAACCTAATAAAGTGCACACTGTGCACGTAACTAACATGTGGTTGACATGAACCTTTAAATCATGTTCTTCAGCTACATGTCATGAGCTGTAGAtgcatatacatttattaataacTAAACGCACATACGcttgttttgtgatttttttatttttttttgtatattatgtAGTTTTGTGGTTGCGTACTCTGCTAACATCAACATTAATTACCCACCTAGCACAAATGAATTTCCGTGGTTATCACATTGGATTTTTTTGCACATGTTAACAAgtctaaataaaaatctatagCTGATGTGTTGACACATGCAGAACGTCTGACTATGGAGAAGCAGgttttcaaattgttttgtcAGCTTGgtacaaataacaaattacGTCAGCAGGTCACAGTTGATTACTTTGGGGGGTGAATCAGTCTGTGTAACTTACAGTGTATCGAATCAATTAATACCTCAATCCACATTGCTTTGAAAAGTATTCCAATTAAAAGTAAGGAGATGATTAggcaaaataaatactttaagaCTCCTGAGGACTATAAACCACATCTATCAACAGTAAATTGTGTTGAGCTGTATatgatcaaacaaataaaatgataaataaagtgataaattattttaatgtattattataaaatataccTCAGTGAATGCTTCCAAACCAAACtaatttataacaataacagaTAGTTCACACCACTGCtcttaaaaataatattcaggTTGTATACGGCATAGAAATGTGCTTTTAGTAGTATGATATGAAAACGTGTCCATTCAGAACACTAACGATCACCGTTCAGGTTCTGGTGGAGCTCACCTGGAAGTCACTGGCTTTGTTGTAGTGCACTTGCAGAGTCCTGAAAAGTTCTGATTCTCTCCCCACAGTCAGAGCCCTCACGTCGGCCACTCCGCCCGCGAGGGCGTGGCGGGCAAACTTCTCTATCTGGATGTAGTAGAACTCCCTGAAGTTGCTGAACCACTTGATGAGTTGAGAGGTGATGCAGCGCGTGAACTGAGGACGGCACAGGAAACAGGTATGTGAGTCCATGAACTAtgcaaattattaaaatgaaatcacTGTTTTGTGATTCGATAAATACGTTAATGACTTAGGCTTTGTGTTGGAGAATCCGCAAGACAAGatataaagcaaataaaacTACACATTTTGTGAATCAAAGGAATTCAAAAGAATATAATTGGTTGATTTTAATGCTGTTTGATTTtgaataaatttaaaaaatgaagttGTCTCTTGATTGTTTATTCTGTAGCGAAAAGTGCATCATAAAGCATCAAACTGGTTGGAAATCGCTTTCATAATAAACCCCATGGagatttttaaagattttttcaaagaaaaatgcAACAACTTTCCCAACATAATGAAACTGTGTCATTTGGGCTTTTCAGTcaaattttattatattttgttggTTTAATCGATTGTTAAATCTATTACATTCACCTGCACGTCGTGGAAACACATCTTCAGTACCAGCGAGCTCGGGTAGCGGGTGTAAAAGAACATCAGCTTTGCTTTCTGCAGATGTTTTGTCGTCAGACCCTCCTGAAATGTGTTAAGgttaaaacagacacacaaatgcatcctcTATACATGATAGAACAGCCAGATTTTTCTCTGCATTAATGAGCCAGCAAACATTACTGCGATTTTCTTCAAAGTTCACAAGATCAAAGGAAGAAATTATTGGATTCTGTAAGATGCACCGTGGCTGTTTCCTTTAAAAACAGGTGAAATTGGTGTTGACGAACAGACTTGTTTTTATaccacattttaaattttaaaagaTCAAATATTAGATAACACTTATTTGTGGTCTCGTTAAAAGGATACGTTCAGCATGACCAGACTGTCGGACTCCATCTTGACCTGAGGAAAGCACAGGTTTTCTAAAAGCGTTGGGTCCACACTGCGAGTCTGTGAGCTTCTCGCCGATCTAGAGTTGACCTTCGATCTCACTTTGACCGGAGTCCAACGCGCCTCAAACTTTGCTTGGCCGACTTCAGAGGATCCGTCTTGCAACCAGCTGAGTGCGGCGCTGTGATCGTTCTGTGATGGAGTCAGAGCGGAGTCATGACTGAAGGGCACCGCCGGTTTTGGACGAGCTCTCGGTCTGAGCTGGAGGATGAGTTTGTCGGGTGTTTCCAGTCGAGGCTTTTGCACAACCAGGGACAGAGCTTCGGTTTGGACATCTGGAACATGCACCTTTGTGTTCCCACAACATGAAAGTCCTGTTTTCTTATCTTCACACGCTGATGACTGAAGAGATGCATCTGTCTCTTCACCCTCTTGGGTTGGTGATGTCTGTAGAAGCGGCatacttttaaaaacagagtcAACACTCCTGCTGACGGCTCTGGACAGCTCGTACTTTAAGACATCTGCCATTAGCTTGATTCTCTCAGGTTTGGTTTGGAAGTGGCTCATCAGCTTCACTTTTTTACAGCCTTGATGTTCTCCACTTGAGCTGCTCTCAAACTCATGGCAAGAATCGGTCAATGCATCCCCTGGCGATGTGTCAGGAGTCTGGTACTTTTCTTCACTGTCTTCTGTGGTTTCCGTTACTTCATCAATTTGGTAGAACTCTGTTCTGAGCTGTTGGAGGTGCTGCTGACTCTCAAGCTGCTTCTTGGGACTTCCGCCACTAGATCCCCTTGTTTCCATGTGCTCCTGATGCAAAGACAGTCCTCCAATCCTTTCTTTTCCCTGCTCGCAGTCTGCCCACTCATGCTGACTTGCCGTCACGTCTGGGCAGTGCATGCCAGGACAGCCGGTCATGCCTTTGATGATATTTTCTACTCTGGCACGCTTCGCTTGACGTCCACTGCTTAGATTCCTGTCGTGATGACCGCAAGAACCGGCTGAAGGAGACAGGTGCCTTCTCAAAGAGCAGGGGCCATCGAGCTCCACTGAGCCAGAACGGATGAAGCTCGAACCAGCTTCCCCTCTGCTGTAATAACCACTCTCCACCTTCATGTTCTCATCGTCTTTGGCAAAAGTCACAAAAGCACCTGATGCATCTGAATTTGAAGGCACAGTGTcgggggggaaagaggagagatgcTGTGCAGTGCCGCCGTCGAGGCAGATGTTGGTGGAATACAAGCCCTCGCTCCAAACACTTGAATCCATGCTTCCATGGTAAGAAAGACAACagtaggggaaaaaaaatataattagaGTGTTGCAAGACTAGAAAATGAGATTTCTTCCTGAAATCCTTGTAAATGAAACACTaatgaatatcatttttttatgcACAAGGAACTGAATTGCATTTTCAAACAAGtataaacattaataattaaaatatattgcTTGACAAACGAGAATAAAAAGGTATGAATTGGACATTTGCACAGCGAGCAAAGTAAAGTCATCAGTTATTCTCGCAAATTTCTCAATTGCATCAATTCCTATTCAGCTATATTAAAATTTTCCAATTCATAATTCAAGCTATAGGTTCAAAATATAAGTAAATCTATGACTAAAGTGAGAAATAACCTACCCAGCGTggaggggagcagaggaggctgcagctctgGAAGTTGCAGGAGGGAAAGTGTCTCCTATTTGTACTGCTCCAGCTGAGACAACAGGGGGCGTGGTCACATGGGCCCCAACCCATCCCCATAATAACATCACCAAGATATTATCTAAATGGAGCAGCTCACTGTTAATACAATGAATGAGgaataaaaacttaaatcaaatagttttactctgtttttaacatttggcggaaatattcattttttagaatttaaaaaGTGTCGGTCTCACCCACAGACTGTATGGTTACATCTCTCTAACAGGACAGTGGTACAGTCCTGATGTTGTGATATTAATTCTATACTTTTGACTTattgaaatgtgttatttgtgtcATACCATACGTTGTTTAGTGAGGTTTTAGTTCGTGATGTATAAATGTGGTGCTTAGCAAGTCACCGCTTTGCCACTTTGGTTCAGCGGACCTCCCCCCTCCCTGGCAGACAGTGGTTCCTcccagcagcggcagcagcagcagtagtttAGCCGCCTGTCACTGCTCCTTCTCCGGCTGTCAACCAGAGGCTCAGCCGCTAGTTACCGCCATGTTGTCACGGTCCCGGTGTGCTTACCGGGCGCTGGGCCGGTCCCTGTCAGCGGTGAGCCAGGTAGGAACGCAACAAACACCGAACCGATATGTGTGTGAACtctgaagctgctcctgctaACTATGACCAGCCTCCACCGGCTGTGTGGCAGCGCAGCGCCGGGGTTAGCTTGTTGGGAAGCGGGGGCCTTTAGCCACAAGGACACCGTCACTGACAGCTCCACCCGCAGCTCAGCTCTGCCAACACGCCCTGAACCGTCTCCCACAGACTCCATGACAATTCAAAGGACAACTTTCATTTCCAAAATAGTTATTAAACCTTGAGCTCCAACCAGGAAGTCACAACAAACTGGCTAAGCTCACAAGCTAAAAGAGCTCTGTGTTGTTAACGAGCTACGAGAACTGTTTTTGGGGTGTTTTACGTGGCAGGCTAATGTTAGCATGTTCCTGCTGCTTGAGGAGGTGGGTGACCTGTCAGACATGCTATACACGTGTGTGCAGAGAGGGGGGGACCACATGGTTTCCTCTCAAATGCTCAGCTGTCTTCTCTGCTGTGGTCAGGTAACGAAGCTGAAACCTGATCACCGGAGAGAGAACCTGGGTGATTGGGTTGGGTTGTACTTTTGCCAGTGTGGTGTTGTCAACTGATTATTGATTGCTGAAACATAAGCACGTCACTTTATTATGTGCACATAGCAAAAACGAATGCCCCTTAATACAACTCCTCTGCAGTAAAGTGTTTTTCCATGGAGGATGCAATGTTCTGTTAGATTTAGTCAAGTGTTTTTAAAGGTGTTAACAAGTGGAATCCAGTCGaccagtttattaggaacacccaGGTCAAACTCAGCCTATCTTTGTTACACAGGTTGATTCAACTTGTTGGTCATTATTGGAGGTAAGAGCTAATGATGCTGTTGAATATCACTGTATTTCAATTAATTCTATGCACCCTAATTATATCAGTGAAGGTAGAGGAGAAAAGATAACAGAAACCTCTTAATCTGTATAATGTAATGCAACAGCACCAATATGTCAGGTAGGTTTAGTGGAGCCAGGATATATTGCGAAACACCTGTTTTACTCTCTACTAGGTCACCCCCATTAACATGTCAGTAGATGTAATGGCACTAAAGAGGTTTGAAAGTCACGTGAAGGATCCATGTGGAGTTTTGACATTGAAAAAATCACTTAAGAAGACTTAAcgcaaaataaaactgaatacgCTATTGGTTCATTAGGGTGTATAATGTAATCTCTGCCCTTCATGGTATGTAATCGACACCAGTTGTTCTGGAGAGGAAAAATGATGGAACTCAAGTGTCTGCACATCTGCCCATGCTTTTGATCCATTGTAGACATTTTGGTGTGTTTCTGAGAACTCCACCCTCGTCTGGCCAACATGCCACATCCATTGGTTCAGAACAGGGTCACGTGCAATTCCAGTTGAGAAGCAGCAGCCAGAACTCAACAGCCTGCTTCAAACAGAGGCCC
This genomic window from Platichthys flesus chromosome 18, fPlaFle2.1, whole genome shotgun sequence contains:
- the LOC133973216 gene encoding prospero homeobox protein 2-like, coding for MDSSVWSEGLYSTNICLDGGTAQHLSSFPPDTVPSNSDASGAFVTFAKDDENMKVESGYYSRGEAGSSFIRSGSVELDGPCSLRRHLSPSAGSCGHHDRNLSSGRQAKRARVENIIKGMTGCPGMHCPDVTASQHEWADCEQGKERIGGLSLHQEHMETRGSSGGSPKKQLESQQHLQQLRTEFYQIDEVTETTEDSEEKYQTPDTSPGDALTDSCHEFESSSSGEHQGCKKVKLMSHFQTKPERIKLMADVLKYELSRAVSRSVDSVFKSMPLLQTSPTQEGEETDASLQSSACEDKKTGLSCCGNTKVHVPDVQTEALSLVVQKPRLETPDKLILQLRPRARPKPAVPFSHDSALTPSQNDHSAALSWLQDGSSEVGQAKFEARWTPVKVRSKVNSRSARSSQTRSVDPTLLENLCFPQVKMESDSLVMLNEGLTTKHLQKAKLMFFYTRYPSSLVLKMCFHDVQFTRCITSQLIKWFSNFREFYYIQIEKFARHALAGGVADVRALTVGRESELFRTLQVHYNKASDFQVPDRFLAVAEITLREFYISISMGKDRDPSWKKAIYKVICKLDSDVPTEFKSHHSG